The following are from one region of the Bos mutus isolate GX-2022 chromosome 18, NWIPB_WYAK_1.1, whole genome shotgun sequence genome:
- the ZNF444 gene encoding zinc finger protein 444, whose translation MEALGLGPVKQERGAAEGLTADSPWHRFRHFHLGDAPGPREALGLLRALCRAWLRPEVRTKEQMLELLVLEQFLSALPTEVQAWVCSRRPQSGEEAVALLEELWGPATRAPQDATGGSGVGVEEEAGGATPSGDVAPRPEEPATADAQATRPYKQEPGSPLPAPPEPPAPGLPAFLAAPATASCPDCGKASLKPAHLLRHRQSHSGEKPHACPECGKAFRRKEHLRRHRGTHPGGPGPALRPLPAREKPHACCECGKTFYWREHLVRHRKTHSGARPFACWQCGKGFGRREHVLRHQRTHGRAGGAAPGPEGAAPFPPWPLG comes from the exons ATGGAGGCGCTGGGCCTGGGCCCCGTGAAGCAGGAGCGAGGCGCCGCCGAGGGCCTGACCGCCGACTCGCCGTGGCACCGCTTCCGCCACTTCCACCTGGGCGACGCCCCGGGGCCCCGCGAGGCGCTGGGGCTGCTGCGTGCGCTCTGCCGGGCCTGGCTGCGGCCCGAGGTGCGCACCAAGGAGCAGATGCTGGAGCTGCTGGTGCTCGAGCAGTTTCTGAGCGCGCTGCCCACCGAGGTGCAGGCCTGGGTGTGCAGCCGCCGGCCACAGAGCGGCGAGGAGGCCGTGGCGCTGCTGGAGGAGCTGTGG GGACCAGCGACGAGGGCGCCTCAGGATGCGACCGGAGGCTCTGGGGTCGGCGTGGAAGAGGAAGCCGGTGGGGCGACGCCCTCAG gagatgtggcCCCCAGACCTGAGGAACCGGCGACGGCGGACGCCCAGGCCACGCGCCCCTACAAGCAGGAGCCGGGCAGCCCCCTGCCGGCGCCGCCAGAGCCGCCGGCGCCCGGCCTGCCCGCCTTCCTGGCGGCCCCGGCCACCGCGTCCTGCCCCGACTGCGGCAAGGCCTCGCTGAAGCCTGCGCACCTGCTGCGCCACCGGCAGAGCCACTCGGGCGAGAAGCCGCACGCCTGCCCCGAGTGCGGCAAGGCCTTCCGGCGCAAGGAGCACCTGCGACGCCACCGCGGCACGCACCCTGGCGGCCCGGGCCCGGCCCTGCGCCCGCTGCCCGCGCGCGAGAAGCCGCACGCCTGCTGTGAGTGCGGCAAGACCTTCTACTGGCGCGAGCACTTGGTGCGCCACCGCAAGACGCACTCGGGCGCCCGGCCCTTCGCGTGCTGGCAGTGCGGCAAGGGCTTCGGGCGCCGCGAGCACGTGCTCCGCCACCAGCGCACCCACGGGCGCGCGGGCGGGGCGGCCCCGGGCCCCGAGGGCGCCGCGCCCTTCCCGCCCTGGCCCCTGGGGTAG